In the genome of Chloroflexota bacterium, one region contains:
- a CDS encoding uracil-DNA glycosylase: MNAEQILSEVAQEVSACTKCPLHLARRKAVPGEGPANAEIMFIGEAPGFHEDVQGRPFVGAAGQFLDELLEGIGLKREEVYITNVIKCRPPGNRDPEAEELAACAPYLDRQIQAIHPKVIVTLGRFSMAKFVPNAKISQIHGRPFKVRGQLVVPMYHPAAALHQPSLRRVVEADFAQLPELIRRAAEIPETELEAPPEKKQPKQLSLF; encoded by the coding sequence ATGAACGCTGAGCAAATTTTGAGCGAAGTGGCGCAAGAAGTGAGCGCCTGTACCAAATGCCCATTGCACCTGGCGCGACGCAAAGCCGTGCCGGGGGAAGGGCCGGCCAACGCCGAAATTATGTTCATTGGTGAAGCCCCTGGCTTTCACGAAGACGTGCAAGGGCGGCCGTTTGTGGGCGCGGCCGGGCAGTTTTTGGACGAATTGCTGGAAGGCATTGGCCTCAAGCGGGAAGAGGTTTACATTACCAACGTCATCAAATGCCGCCCGCCGGGCAATCGCGACCCTGAGGCGGAAGAACTCGCGGCTTGCGCACCTTACCTCGACCGCCAAATTCAGGCTATTCACCCCAAGGTCATTGTGACGCTGGGGCGGTTCTCGATGGCAAAGTTTGTGCCCAACGCTAAAATCAGCCAGATTCACGGTCGGCCGTTCAAAGTGCGCGGCCAGCTGGTGGTGCCCATGTATCACCCTGCGGCGGCGCTGCATCAGCCTTCCCTGCGCCGTGTGGTGGAAGCCGATTTTGCTCAACTGCCGGAACTCATCCGTCGGGCTGCTGAAATTCCCGAAACCGAGTTAGAAGCGCCGCCCGAAAAGAAACAGCCTAAACAACTTTCGCTTTTCTAA